A section of the Streptomyces sp. V3I8 genome encodes:
- a CDS encoding LysR family transcriptional regulator — protein MDLELRQLRCLVAIVDEGGFTDAAIALGISQAGVSRSLASLERALGVRLLRRTSRQVTPTSTGLRVVAHARRVLGEVEGLVREAASGQASLRIGYAWAALGRHTLAFQRGWAEKHPGTELELVRANSATAGLAEGVCELGVVRGALDERRFDSAIVGLERRLCALAADDPLARRRSVRLADLAGRTLLVDRRTGTTTTELWPPDARPATRETHDIDDWLTAISTGRCVGMTAESTAHQYPRPGVVYRPVRDAEPIAVRLAWWRDDPHPAAPAVIESLAALYRSA, from the coding sequence ATGGATCTGGAACTGCGGCAGCTGCGCTGTCTTGTCGCGATCGTCGACGAGGGTGGTTTCACCGACGCGGCCATCGCCCTCGGTATCTCCCAGGCGGGGGTGTCCCGCTCCCTGGCGTCCCTCGAACGCGCCCTCGGTGTACGGCTGTTGCGGCGGACCTCCCGCCAGGTGACCCCGACATCGACCGGACTGCGCGTGGTGGCGCACGCCCGGCGGGTGCTCGGCGAGGTGGAGGGCCTGGTGCGGGAGGCCGCCTCGGGACAGGCCTCCCTGCGCATCGGGTACGCCTGGGCGGCGCTGGGCCGCCACACCCTGGCCTTCCAGCGCGGGTGGGCCGAGAAGCATCCCGGGACGGAACTGGAGCTCGTGCGCGCCAACTCCGCCACCGCGGGGCTCGCGGAGGGCGTCTGCGAACTGGGCGTCGTACGAGGGGCGCTGGACGAGCGCCGCTTCGACTCGGCCATCGTCGGCCTGGAACGGCGGCTGTGCGCCCTGGCCGCCGACGACCCGCTGGCCCGGCGCCGGTCCGTACGGCTCGCCGACCTCGCCGGACGCACGCTGCTCGTCGACCGGCGGACCGGGACCACCACGACGGAGCTGTGGCCGCCCGACGCCAGGCCGGCCACGCGCGAGACGCACGACATCGACGACTGGCTGACCGCGATCTCCACCGGGCGGTGCGTGGGGATGACCGCCGAGTCGACCGCCCACCAGTACCCGCGGCCGGGGGTGGTGTACCGGCCCGTGCGGGACGCGGAGCCGATCGCCGTGCGGCTCGCCTGGTGGCGGGACGACCCGCATCCCGCCGCACCGGCCGTGATCGAGTCGCTCGCGGCGCTCTACCGGTCGGCGTGA
- a CDS encoding DMT family transporter codes for MDATPAPTTAPARHTSPAPAEPGPDGRRLPGLLVLVGSGLSNQTGAAIGSLAFPVLGPLGVVAVRQYVAAVVLLAVARPRPRSFTRRQWGPVLLLALVFGTMNLSLYTAVDRIGLGLAVTLEFLGPLAIALSAARRRVDACCALVAAAGVVTLMRPRPSADYLGMGLGLLAAACWAAYILLNRTVGRRVPGAQGSAAAAAVSALMFLPVGVVLVLRNPPAPAAVGYAVVAGVLASAVPYLADMFTLRRVPAPAFGLLMSVNPVLAGLVGWVVLGQDLGPPEWAAVGAVVAANAIGVLTSRR; via the coding sequence ATGGACGCAACCCCCGCACCCACGACGGCGCCCGCGCGGCACACTTCCCCGGCCCCTGCGGAACCCGGGCCGGACGGTCGCCGGCTGCCGGGTCTGCTCGTCCTGGTCGGCAGCGGTCTGTCCAACCAGACCGGCGCCGCGATCGGTTCGCTGGCCTTCCCCGTCCTGGGCCCGCTCGGCGTCGTCGCGGTCCGCCAGTACGTGGCCGCGGTCGTCCTGCTCGCGGTCGCCAGGCCCCGGCCGCGCTCGTTCACCCGGCGCCAGTGGGGGCCCGTCCTGCTGCTCGCCCTGGTGTTCGGCACGATGAACCTGTCCCTGTACACCGCCGTCGACCGCATCGGGCTGGGCCTCGCGGTGACCCTGGAGTTCCTCGGGCCGCTCGCGATCGCGCTGTCCGCCGCGCGCCGGCGGGTGGACGCCTGCTGCGCGCTGGTCGCCGCGGCGGGCGTGGTCACGCTGATGCGCCCCCGGCCGTCGGCGGACTACCTCGGCATGGGGCTCGGTCTGCTGGCCGCCGCCTGCTGGGCCGCGTACATCCTGCTCAACCGCACGGTGGGCCGGCGCGTCCCGGGAGCGCAGGGCTCCGCGGCGGCCGCGGCCGTCTCCGCGCTGATGTTCCTGCCGGTCGGCGTCGTCCTGGTGCTGCGGAACCCACCGGCCCCGGCGGCTGTCGGGTACGCCGTCGTCGCCGGCGTCCTGGCCTCCGCGGTGCCGTACCTGGCCGACATGTTCACCCTGCGCCGCGTGCCCGCCCCGGCCTTCGGCCTCCTCATGAGCGTCAACCCGGTGCTGGCCGGCCTGGTCGGCTGGGTGGTCCTCGGCCAGGACCTCGGGCCGCCGGAGTGGGCCGCCGTCGGCGCCGTGGTCGCCGCGAACGCGATCGGCGTCCTCACGTCCCGCCGGTGA
- a CDS encoding family 43 glycosylhydrolase, translating to MFRTRHLPALVAALLVTLATTAAQPAAVPASPAVTYTNPVAEQRADPHIFKHTDGYYYFTATVPAYDRIVMRRATTLQGLSTAAETTIWTKHASGDMGAHIWAPEIHHIGGKWYVYFAAGSTNDIWKIRPYVLETSAANPLTGTWTEKGRIALPLDTFSLDATTFTVGGTRYLSWAQNDPAVGDGTNIYLAKLSNPWTVSGSPVMISRPTHAWEKIGHTVNEGPAVVQRGGKVFMTFSASATDSNYCLGLLTASASADLMNAASWTKTPTPVFTSNTATGQYGPGHNTFTTSEDGKSDVLVYHDRNYKDISGDPLNDPNRRTRYQKLYWNADGTPNFGIPVADGLTPVRFSSYNFPDRFIRHWEYRAKIEPNVTNLADSQFRVVTGLAGTGTVSLESANFPGHYLRHRGNGEVWVDKSDGGTAFKGDASFYRRAGLADASAGVSFEAYNAAGSYVRHYDYLLVTQPADTAAARADATFYAE from the coding sequence GTGTTCCGTACCCGCCACCTGCCGGCCCTCGTCGCAGCCCTGCTCGTCACCCTCGCCACCACGGCCGCGCAGCCGGCCGCCGTCCCCGCCTCGCCCGCCGTCACCTACACCAACCCCGTCGCCGAACAGCGGGCCGACCCGCACATCTTCAAGCACACCGACGGCTACTACTACTTCACCGCCACCGTGCCCGCGTACGACAGGATCGTGATGCGCCGGGCCACCACCCTCCAGGGCCTGTCCACGGCCGCCGAGACGACGATCTGGACCAAGCACGCCAGCGGTGACATGGGTGCGCACATCTGGGCACCGGAGATCCACCACATCGGCGGCAAGTGGTACGTCTACTTCGCCGCCGGCTCCACCAACGACATCTGGAAGATCCGGCCGTACGTCCTGGAGACGAGTGCCGCCAACCCGCTGACCGGGACCTGGACCGAGAAAGGCCGCATCGCCCTCCCGCTGGACACCTTCTCGCTCGACGCGACGACCTTCACCGTCGGCGGCACCCGTTATCTGAGCTGGGCGCAGAACGACCCGGCGGTCGGCGACGGCACCAACATCTACCTGGCGAAGCTGTCCAACCCCTGGACCGTCAGCGGCAGTCCGGTCATGATCTCCCGGCCCACCCACGCCTGGGAGAAGATCGGCCACACCGTCAACGAGGGTCCGGCGGTCGTCCAGCGCGGCGGCAAGGTCTTCATGACCTTCTCGGCGAGCGCCACCGACAGCAACTACTGCCTCGGCCTGCTCACCGCCTCGGCCTCCGCCGACCTGATGAACGCGGCCTCCTGGACGAAGACCCCCACCCCGGTGTTCACCAGCAACACCGCGACCGGCCAGTACGGTCCGGGCCACAACACCTTCACCACGTCCGAGGACGGGAAGTCCGACGTCCTCGTCTACCACGACCGCAACTACAAGGACATCAGCGGCGACCCGCTCAACGACCCCAACCGGCGCACCCGTTACCAGAAGCTGTACTGGAACGCCGACGGCACACCCAACTTCGGCATCCCGGTGGCCGACGGCCTCACACCGGTCCGCTTCTCCTCGTACAACTTCCCCGACCGGTTCATCCGGCACTGGGAGTACCGGGCGAAGATCGAGCCGAACGTCACCAACCTCGCCGACTCGCAGTTCCGCGTGGTGACCGGTCTCGCGGGCACCGGGACCGTCTCCCTCGAATCGGCGAACTTCCCCGGTCACTACCTGCGCCACCGCGGCAACGGCGAGGTGTGGGTGGACAAGAGCGACGGTGGTACGGCCTTCAAGGGCGACGCGAGCTTCTACCGGCGGGCCGGTCTGGCCGACGCGTCCGCGGGTGTCTCCTTCGAGGCGTACAACGCCGCGGGCAGCTATGTCCGGCACTACGACTACCTGCTCGTCACCCAGCCGGCCGACACGGCGGCGGCCAGGGCGGACGCCACGTTCTACGCCGAGTAG
- the yjfF gene encoding galactofuranose ABC transporter, permease protein YjfF — MTTTTHKPAPPAGRTPGRASRVLGDRRLPVLVTAGLFLVMYVIGLSRYQNYGFAETQVFLNLFIDNSYLLVAAVGATFVILSGGIDLSVGSVIGFTTMFTAWLVEKQGLPIVVVIPMALAVGAFGGYLMGYVIQNFEIQPFIVTLAGLFLFRGLCLVISKESISITDSSVSGMAQTQVSLGGAFLSVGAVIALVVAAVAFYVLHHTRFGRRVYAIGGNEQSALLMGLPQGGTKIAVYTVSGFCSALAGLLFTLYIQSGDPLHATGLELDAIAAVVIGGTLLTGGSGYVVGTLFGVLVLGLIKSLIQFEGTLSSWWTKIATGVLLCAFILIQRTMTSRRNP; from the coding sequence ATGACCACGACCACCCACAAGCCCGCGCCGCCGGCCGGCCGGACACCGGGCAGGGCCTCACGCGTCCTCGGCGACCGCCGCCTGCCCGTCCTCGTGACGGCCGGGCTGTTCCTCGTCATGTACGTCATCGGCCTCAGCCGGTACCAGAACTACGGGTTCGCCGAGACGCAGGTGTTCCTCAACCTGTTCATCGACAACAGCTACCTGCTGGTCGCCGCCGTGGGCGCCACCTTCGTCATCCTCTCCGGCGGCATCGACCTCTCCGTCGGCTCCGTCATCGGCTTCACCACCATGTTCACGGCGTGGCTGGTGGAGAAGCAGGGGCTGCCGATCGTGGTCGTCATCCCCATGGCGCTCGCCGTGGGAGCGTTCGGCGGCTATCTCATGGGTTACGTGATCCAGAACTTCGAGATCCAGCCGTTCATCGTGACCCTCGCGGGTCTGTTCCTCTTCCGGGGGCTGTGCCTGGTCATCAGCAAGGAGTCGATCTCCATCACCGACTCCTCGGTGAGCGGCATGGCCCAGACCCAGGTGTCCCTGGGCGGCGCCTTCCTCTCCGTCGGCGCCGTCATCGCGCTGGTGGTCGCCGCCGTGGCGTTCTACGTCCTGCACCACACGCGCTTCGGGCGGCGGGTGTACGCCATCGGCGGCAACGAGCAGTCGGCGTTGCTGATGGGCCTTCCGCAGGGCGGTACGAAGATCGCGGTGTACACGGTGAGCGGGTTCTGCTCCGCGCTGGCGGGGCTCCTGTTCACGCTGTACATCCAGTCCGGTGACCCGCTGCACGCGACCGGCCTCGAACTGGACGCGATCGCCGCGGTCGTCATCGGCGGCACGCTGCTGACGGGCGGTTCGGGTTATGTGGTGGGCACGCTGTTCGGTGTCCTGGTGCTCGGACTGATCAAGAGCCTGATCCAGTTCGAGGGCACGCTGAGCTCGTGGTGGACGAAGATCGCGACGGGTGTCCTCCTGTGCGCGTTCATCCTGATCCAGCGCACGATGACGTCCCGCCGGAACCCGTAA
- a CDS encoding ABC transporter permease encodes MTTPARWRVLTRHHLFWPVAVLVLLLLVNVPFTPDFFSVRMTDGHLYGSLVSIVLFGSPLILVAVGMTLVIATGGIDLSVGAVVAITGALTCSYISDQADQDALSGVLLAMGVGLVAAVVCGLWNGFLVARMGIQPIIATLIIMVAGRGVAQLITDGQIITVNSEPYKLIGGGYWLTLPFSIFVVAAVVAVTVALTRRTALGLLVEAVGGNAEASRLVGIRSRRIKIMVYVFCALCAGIAGLMISSNTSAADGNNAGLWIELDAILAVVIGGTSLLGGRFSIGGTVVGALVIQTLTTTIYTIGVPTQTNLVFKAAVVIIVCLMQSPKFRAKVFGGGRFGGGRGPKQAVAPADSVPASEAVRTMEVS; translated from the coding sequence GTGACCACCCCTGCCCGATGGCGCGTACTGACCCGCCATCACCTGTTCTGGCCGGTCGCCGTACTGGTCCTGCTGCTGCTCGTCAACGTCCCCTTCACGCCCGACTTCTTCTCGGTCAGGATGACGGACGGCCACCTCTACGGCAGCCTCGTCTCCATCGTGCTGTTCGGCTCGCCCCTCATCCTCGTCGCCGTCGGCATGACCCTCGTCATCGCCACCGGCGGCATCGACCTGTCCGTCGGCGCGGTCGTCGCGATCACCGGCGCCCTGACCTGTTCGTACATCAGCGACCAGGCCGACCAGGACGCCCTCTCCGGCGTGCTGCTCGCGATGGGCGTCGGCCTGGTGGCCGCGGTCGTCTGCGGCCTGTGGAACGGCTTCCTGGTCGCCAGGATGGGCATCCAGCCGATCATCGCCACGCTGATCATCATGGTCGCCGGCCGCGGTGTCGCCCAGCTGATCACCGACGGCCAGATCATCACCGTCAACAGCGAGCCGTACAAGCTGATCGGCGGCGGCTACTGGCTGACGCTGCCCTTCTCCATCTTCGTGGTGGCCGCCGTGGTCGCCGTGACCGTGGCGCTGACCCGCCGCACGGCGCTGGGCCTGCTCGTCGAGGCGGTCGGCGGCAACGCCGAGGCCAGCCGGCTGGTCGGCATCCGGTCCCGGCGCATCAAGATCATGGTGTACGTGTTCTGCGCGCTGTGCGCCGGGATCGCGGGCCTGATGATCAGCTCCAACACCTCGGCCGCGGACGGCAACAACGCCGGTCTGTGGATCGAGCTCGACGCCATCCTCGCCGTGGTCATCGGCGGTACGTCGCTGCTCGGCGGCCGGTTCTCCATCGGCGGCACGGTCGTCGGCGCGCTCGTCATCCAGACCCTCACCACCACGATCTACACCATCGGCGTGCCCACCCAGACCAACCTGGTCTTCAAGGCCGCCGTCGTCATCATCGTCTGCCTGATGCAGTCCCCGAAGTTCCGCGCCAAGGTGTTCGGCGGCGGTCGCTTCGGCGGAGGGCGGGGCCCCAAGCAGGCCGTGGCTCCGGCGGATTCCGTCCCGGCGTCCGAGGCCGTTCGCACCATGGAGGTGTCGTGA
- a CDS encoding sugar ABC transporter ATP-binding protein codes for MAEPLPVLEMTGIVKEFPGVRALSGVDFRLFPGEIHALLGENGAGKSTLIKVLTGVHPLDGGTITLNGTSVRFHSPSQAQQAGISTVYQEVNLCPNLSVAENIFIGREPTRFGRIRWKRLRREAAELVDRLGLDIDVDAPLSSYPLAVQQLVAIVRSVGTGDSDGSGSGTKVLILDEPTSSLDRDEVLELFALMRRLKDEGVAILFVSHFLDQIYEVCDRMTVLRNGALVGEHMVRDLDQVGLVQLMIGKALDQLEELHDHQLHADVGEPLLTAEGVGRAGGIAPFDLEIKKGEVVGLAGLLGSGRTELARLLFGADQPDTGKVTIGGKQVSLSAPNDAIAAGVAFCSENRRAEGLVPDLTVRENIVLALQAARGWIRPVPAAQRDELVAQYIKALDIRPADPEARVGQLSGGNQQKVLLARWLITRPKLLILDEPTRGIDIGAKAEIQKLVVSLSEDGMAVLYIAAELEEILRLSHTIGVLRDRKLVARLANGPELTPTRILETIASGEHQ; via the coding sequence ATGGCAGAGCCGCTGCCCGTCCTGGAGATGACGGGCATAGTCAAAGAGTTTCCGGGGGTACGGGCTCTGTCGGGTGTCGACTTCCGGCTCTTCCCCGGCGAGATCCACGCCCTGCTCGGCGAGAACGGCGCCGGCAAGTCCACCCTCATCAAGGTGCTGACCGGGGTCCACCCCCTGGACGGCGGCACCATCACCCTGAACGGCACGTCCGTACGGTTCCACAGCCCCTCGCAGGCCCAGCAGGCCGGTATCAGCACGGTCTACCAGGAGGTCAACCTCTGCCCCAACCTGTCGGTGGCGGAGAACATCTTCATCGGGCGCGAACCCACCCGCTTCGGCCGCATCCGGTGGAAGCGGCTGCGCCGCGAGGCCGCCGAGCTCGTCGACCGGCTCGGCCTCGACATCGACGTCGACGCGCCGCTGTCCTCGTACCCGCTGGCCGTGCAGCAACTGGTCGCGATCGTACGGTCGGTGGGCACCGGGGACAGCGACGGCTCGGGGTCGGGCACCAAGGTGCTGATCCTCGACGAGCCGACCTCCAGCCTCGACCGCGACGAGGTCCTCGAACTCTTCGCGCTGATGCGGCGGTTGAAGGACGAGGGCGTGGCGATCCTGTTCGTCTCGCACTTCCTCGACCAGATCTACGAGGTCTGCGACCGGATGACCGTCCTGCGCAACGGCGCGCTCGTCGGGGAGCACATGGTCCGCGACCTCGACCAGGTCGGCCTCGTCCAGCTGATGATCGGCAAGGCGCTGGACCAGCTGGAGGAGCTGCACGACCACCAACTCCACGCCGACGTGGGGGAGCCGCTGCTCACCGCGGAGGGCGTCGGCCGGGCCGGCGGCATCGCCCCCTTCGACCTGGAGATCAAGAAGGGCGAGGTCGTCGGGCTCGCCGGACTGCTCGGCTCGGGCCGCACCGAACTCGCCCGGCTGCTCTTCGGCGCCGACCAGCCCGACACCGGCAAGGTCACCATCGGCGGCAAGCAGGTCTCCCTGAGCGCCCCGAACGACGCGATCGCCGCGGGCGTCGCCTTCTGCTCGGAGAACCGCAGGGCCGAGGGCCTCGTACCGGACCTGACCGTGCGCGAGAACATCGTCCTGGCGCTGCAGGCCGCGCGCGGCTGGATCCGGCCCGTCCCGGCCGCCCAGCGCGACGAACTCGTCGCCCAGTACATCAAGGCCCTGGACATCCGGCCGGCCGACCCCGAGGCCCGGGTCGGGCAGCTCAGCGGCGGCAACCAGCAGAAGGTGCTGCTCGCCCGCTGGCTGATCACCCGGCCGAAACTGCTGATCCTGGACGAGCCGACGCGCGGCATCGACATCGGCGCCAAGGCCGAGATCCAGAAACTGGTGGTCTCGCTCTCCGAGGACGGCATGGCCGTGCTGTACATCGCGGCCGAGCTGGAGGAGATCCTGCGGCTGAGCCACACCATCGGCGTGCTGCGCGACCGCAAGCTCGTGGCCAGGCTGGCCAACGGGCCCGAGCTCACGCCCACCCGGATCCTGGAGACCATCGCGAGCGGAGAGCACCAGTGA
- a CDS encoding ABC transporter substrate-binding protein: MLNRRNFLTAAVGVAVAGGLAACAKEDDSSSGSSDSGSGGGKKITLGFAQVGSESGWRTANTKSVKDAAKEAGYTLKFSDAQQKQENQISAIRSYIAQKVNVIAFSPVVVTGWDAVLKEAKTAKIPVILTDRSIETSDDSLYVSFIGSDFIDEGRRAGKMLETVLQKAGHKGAVKIAQLEGTTGAAPALERAKGFKEIMDADHKDDWKIVASQTGDFTRAGGKQVMAAFLQSNPDINVLYAHNDDMALGAIQSIEAAGKKPGKDILIISVDGVKDGFVAMSEGKINGIVECNPLLGPQLMDLVKKVDDGETVERRIKTKEGDFLQEQAKEALPTRKY; this comes from the coding sequence ATGCTCAACAGAAGGAACTTCCTCACCGCGGCGGTCGGCGTGGCGGTCGCGGGCGGCCTGGCGGCCTGTGCCAAGGAGGACGACAGCTCCTCCGGCTCCTCCGACTCCGGCAGCGGCGGCGGCAAGAAGATCACCCTGGGCTTCGCGCAGGTCGGTTCCGAGAGCGGCTGGCGCACCGCCAACACCAAGTCGGTCAAGGACGCGGCCAAGGAGGCCGGTTACACCCTGAAGTTCTCCGACGCGCAGCAGAAGCAGGAGAACCAGATCTCGGCGATCCGCAGCTACATCGCGCAGAAGGTGAACGTCATAGCCTTCTCGCCGGTGGTCGTCACGGGCTGGGACGCGGTGCTCAAGGAGGCCAAGACCGCGAAGATCCCGGTCATCCTCACCGACCGCTCGATCGAGACGTCCGACGACTCCCTGTACGTCTCCTTCATCGGCTCCGACTTCATCGACGAGGGCCGCCGCGCGGGCAAGATGCTGGAGACGGTCCTCCAGAAGGCCGGCCACAAGGGCGCGGTGAAGATCGCCCAGCTGGAGGGCACCACCGGCGCCGCCCCGGCGCTCGAGCGCGCCAAGGGCTTCAAAGAGATCATGGACGCCGACCACAAGGACGACTGGAAGATCGTCGCCAGCCAGACCGGCGACTTCACCCGGGCCGGCGGCAAGCAGGTCATGGCGGCCTTCCTGCAGTCCAACCCGGACATCAACGTGCTCTACGCGCACAACGACGACATGGCCCTCGGCGCCATCCAGTCCATCGAGGCGGCCGGCAAGAAGCCCGGCAAGGACATCCTGATCATCTCGGTCGACGGCGTGAAGGACGGCTTCGTCGCGATGTCCGAGGGCAAGATCAACGGCATCGTCGAGTGCAACCCGCTGCTCGGCCCCCAGCTGATGGACCTGGTCAAGAAGGTCGACGACGGCGAGACGGTCGAGCGCCGGATCAAGACGAAGGAGGGCGACTTCCTGCAGGAGCAGGCCAAGGAAGCCCTCCCGACGCGCAAGTACTGA
- a CDS encoding LacI family DNA-binding transcriptional regulator, producing MTQSQLRPPTMADVARRAGVSHQTVSRVLGDHPNVRDETRARVLRAIEEMGYRRNSSARALVTRRTRTLGVVASDTTLYGPASTLFALEEAARAEGYLVSTVSLRRLTVEKLAEALDHLGEGGVEGVVAIAPQRSAVEALAELRHPFPVVTVGSGPGLGIPSVNVDQHLGARLATAHLLAAGHRTVWHLAGPEDWQEAADRAAGWRTTLEQAGVAPPLLLRGDWSPLSGYRAGQELAGWVGRGLTAVFVANDQMALGVLRALREAGVRTPQDVAVAGFDDIPESEFFAPPLTTVRQDFAAVGKRSIALLLDLIEGREPSGALRIAIEPQLVVRASTFPYTSDQGAPPT from the coding sequence ATGACGCAGTCCCAGCTCCGGCCGCCCACCATGGCCGACGTCGCGCGACGGGCGGGGGTGTCCCATCAGACCGTCTCCCGGGTGCTGGGGGACCACCCCAACGTCCGGGACGAGACACGGGCCAGGGTGCTGCGGGCGATCGAGGAGATGGGCTACCGCCGCAACTCCTCCGCACGGGCCCTGGTCACCCGGCGCACCCGGACCCTGGGTGTGGTCGCCTCGGACACCACGCTCTACGGTCCGGCCAGCACTCTCTTCGCCCTGGAGGAGGCGGCCCGCGCCGAGGGCTACCTCGTCTCGACGGTCAGCCTGCGCAGACTGACCGTCGAGAAACTGGCCGAGGCGCTGGACCATCTCGGCGAGGGCGGCGTGGAGGGGGTCGTCGCCATCGCGCCGCAGCGGTCGGCGGTCGAGGCCCTCGCCGAACTGCGCCACCCGTTCCCGGTGGTGACCGTGGGCAGCGGGCCCGGCCTGGGGATCCCCAGCGTCAACGTGGACCAGCACCTGGGCGCGCGGCTGGCCACCGCTCACCTGCTGGCCGCCGGCCACCGCACGGTCTGGCACCTCGCCGGACCCGAGGACTGGCAGGAGGCCGCCGACCGGGCCGCGGGCTGGCGGACCACCCTGGAACAGGCGGGTGTGGCACCGCCGTTGCTGCTGCGGGGGGACTGGAGTCCGCTGTCGGGCTACCGGGCGGGCCAGGAGCTGGCGGGCTGGGTGGGCCGGGGGCTGACCGCGGTCTTCGTCGCCAACGACCAGATGGCGCTGGGGGTGTTGCGGGCCCTGCGTGAGGCGGGGGTGCGCACGCCGCAGGACGTCGCGGTGGCCGGCTTCGACGACATCCCGGAGTCGGAGTTCTTCGCCCCGCCGCTCACCACCGTCCGGCAGGACTTCGCGGCGGTCGGCAAGCGGAGCATCGCCCTGCTCCTGGACCTGATCGAGGGCAGGGAGCCGTCCGGGGCGCTCCGGATCGCCATCGAGCCCCAACTCGTCGTCCGTGCCAGTACGTTCCCGTACACCTCCGACCAGGGGGCCCCGCCCACCTGA
- a CDS encoding ABC transporter substrate-binding protein — protein sequence MKATYRTAALGIVAALTLTVSACGGGDDSDDNPLTGSSGDSGGDGKAVVVGSANFPENQLLAEIYAQALEDKGLKVTRKFDIGAREVYYDQVVKGGIGVFPEYNGALLSVAVDKKSTATSTEEINAELKAKLPKSVEILDSAAAEDKDSVTVTSKIADKYDLKSLADLKPVAKDLTIGAGSEFKTRTQGGVGLKTVYGVEFGKFQPLDAGAQSTLLKLLKDDKVQAANLYTTDPAIIEDKLVVLEDPKSLFSSQNITPLVYKSAVNDKARSALNAISAKLTTEDLLEMMKKLVNDKEDSSDVAEEWLKSAGLTS from the coding sequence ATGAAAGCCACGTACCGTACCGCCGCCCTCGGCATCGTCGCCGCGCTCACCCTGACCGTCTCCGCCTGCGGAGGCGGCGACGACAGCGACGACAATCCGCTGACGGGCAGCAGTGGCGACAGCGGCGGCGACGGCAAGGCCGTCGTCGTCGGTTCGGCCAACTTCCCCGAGAACCAGCTGCTCGCCGAGATCTACGCCCAGGCCCTGGAGGACAAGGGGCTGAAGGTGACCCGCAAGTTCGACATCGGCGCCCGCGAGGTCTACTACGACCAGGTCGTCAAGGGAGGCATCGGCGTCTTCCCCGAGTACAACGGCGCCCTGCTGTCCGTCGCGGTCGACAAGAAGAGCACCGCCACCAGCACGGAGGAGATCAACGCCGAACTGAAGGCGAAGCTTCCGAAGTCGGTGGAGATACTCGACTCCGCGGCGGCCGAGGACAAGGACTCGGTCACGGTCACCTCCAAGATCGCCGACAAGTACGACCTCAAGAGCCTGGCCGACCTGAAGCCGGTCGCCAAGGACCTGACGATCGGCGCCGGCTCGGAGTTCAAGACCCGCACCCAGGGCGGCGTCGGCCTGAAGACCGTCTACGGCGTCGAGTTCGGGAAGTTCCAGCCGCTGGACGCGGGCGCCCAGAGCACCCTGCTGAAGCTGCTGAAGGACGACAAGGTCCAGGCCGCCAACCTCTACACGACCGACCCCGCCATCATCGAGGACAAGCTGGTCGTCCTGGAGGACCCGAAGAGCCTCTTCTCCTCGCAGAACATCACGCCCCTCGTCTACAAGTCCGCGGTGAACGACAAGGCCAGGTCGGCGCTCAACGCCATCTCGGCCAAGCTCACCACCGAGGACCTGCTGGAGATGATGAAGAAGCTCGTCAACGACAAGGAGGACTCCTCCGACGTGGCCGAGGAGTGGCTGAAGTCGGCCGGCCTCACGAGCTGA
- a CDS encoding ABC transporter permease produces the protein MNDLVNQIRLVGDWLTSSAQWHGDDGIPHRLLEHLTYSGLSLLFATVIGLALGLLVGHTGRGAFAVASIANLARAIPTFGLVVLVVTLAGLSTAPVLVALVALAVPPILINTFEGVRGVDPDTRDAAKGMGMTGWEVLLKVEVPMALPLILLGLRVAAIQVVATATVAAYPGLGGLGRYIVDGLSRNDYELVIGGSAVVVALALVVQAAFTALRRAVVSPGLRPAATKP, from the coding sequence GTGAACGACCTCGTGAACCAGATCCGGCTCGTCGGCGACTGGCTGACGTCGTCCGCGCAGTGGCACGGCGACGACGGCATCCCGCACCGCCTCCTGGAGCACCTGACCTACAGCGGCCTGTCGCTGCTGTTCGCGACGGTGATCGGGCTGGCGCTCGGCCTGCTCGTCGGGCACACCGGCCGCGGCGCGTTCGCGGTGGCCAGCATCGCGAACCTGGCCCGGGCGATCCCCACCTTCGGCCTGGTCGTCCTGGTCGTGACCCTCGCCGGGCTCAGCACCGCCCCCGTACTCGTCGCCCTGGTGGCGCTCGCGGTCCCGCCGATCCTCATCAACACCTTCGAAGGGGTCCGCGGTGTCGACCCCGACACCCGGGACGCCGCGAAGGGGATGGGCATGACCGGCTGGGAGGTCCTGCTGAAGGTCGAGGTGCCGATGGCGCTCCCGCTGATCCTGCTGGGCCTGCGCGTCGCCGCCATCCAGGTGGTCGCCACGGCGACCGTCGCCGCGTACCCCGGTCTCGGCGGTCTCGGCCGCTACATCGTCGACGGGCTCTCCCGCAACGACTACGAACTGGTCATCGGCGGCTCCGCCGTCGTCGTGGCGCTGGCGCTCGTCGTCCAGGCCGCCTTCACCGCGCTGCGGCGCGCCGTCGTCTCGCCCGGTCTGCGGCCCGCGGCGACCAAGCCCTGA